From a single Brassica oleracea var. oleracea cultivar TO1000 chromosome C5, BOL, whole genome shotgun sequence genomic region:
- the LOC106293296 gene encoding 60S ribosomal protein L18-2-like isoform X2, whose protein sequence is MGVDLIAGGKRKRPKGQLLSPTMSISSLPSRFLVRRTQSKFNAVILKRLFMSKVNKAPLSLSRLVEFMTGKEDKIAVLVGTITDDLRVHEIPAIKVTALRFTERARASIEKAGGECLTFDQLALRAPLGQNTVLLRGPKNSREAVKHFGPAPGVPHSHSKPYVRSKGRKFEKARGKRKSRGFKV, encoded by the exons ATG GGTGTTGATTTGATCGCAGGAGGTAAGAGGAAGAGACCAAAAGGACAGCTCCTAAGTCCGACGATGTCTATCTCAAGCTTACCGTCAAG GTTTCTGGTAAGGAGAACACAGAGCAAGTTCAATGCAGTGATCTTGAAGAGGCTTTTCATGAGCAAAGTCAACAAAGCTCCTCTTTCTCTATCCAGGCTCGTCGAGTTCATGACTGGCAAG GAAGATAAGATTGCTGTCTTGGTTGGAACTATAACCGATGATTTGAGGGTACACGAGATCCCAGCTATCAAAGTTACTGCCTTGAGGTTCACTGAGAGAGCCAGAGCTAGCATTGAGAAAGCTGGTGGTGAATGCTTAACCTTTGACCAGCTTGCTCTCAGAGCTCCTTTGGGACAGAACACT GTTCTGCTTAGAGGACCTAAGAACTCACGTGAGGCTGTGAAGCATTTTGGCCCTGCTCCTGGTGTGCCACACAGCCACTCCAAGCCGTATGTTCGGTCCAAGGGAAGGAAGTTCGAGAAGGCCAGAGGAAAGAGGAAGAGCCGTGGTTTCAAGGTTTAA
- the LOC106292419 gene encoding uncharacterized protein LOC106292419: MGGYLTKRMFLLLLTLIMLLPLLISSSSGEPVNSNRNGVCISKEGPFSTSASEGKLADPEFEDLNVCKVFHEKTCCSASRMLSASKAVESLATYGEAAKDCLYLFELLECSICQPGTLPICASFCGRVFQACSDAYFSSDASDQVIVPCGASESIICGKATKWETNGTAFCYALGFTVQSAVEESCYGSKSSLEEPLINTESSAWFQPLQIYWLVIVIVLRTICWLEIRGRYQRQMRGLIQRERVVALSGADTSYEPEDARKTMRNMNEICLKRRVLLFLSSLA; the protein is encoded by the exons ATGGGAGGATACTTGACGAAGAGGATGTTTCTTCTGCTTCTTACTCTGATCATGTTGCTTCCTCTCTTGATCTCTTCTTCGTCTG GTGAACCAGTTAACTCCAACAGGAACGGAGTATGTATTTCTAAAGAAGGACCCTTTTCAACATCCGCATCAGAAGGCAAGCTTGCTGATCCTGAGTTTGAGGATCTGAACGTGTGTAAAGTGTTCCATGAGAAGACTTGTTGCTCTGCTTCACGGATGCTCTCGGCCTCAAAAGCTGTAGAAAGCCTGGCGACTTATGGAGAAGCTGCCAAAGACTGCTTGTATTTGTTTGAGCTTCTGGAATGTTCAATCTGCCAGCCAGGAACTCTTCCCATTTGTGCCTCCTTCTGTGGCAGAGTCTTTCAAGCTTGCTCTGATGCTTACTTCAGTAGTGATGCCAGTGATCAG GTTATAGTACCGTGTGGAGCAAGCGAAAGCATCATCTGCGGGAAAGCTACTAAATGGGAGACTAATGGCACAGCCTTCTGCTATGCATTGGGTTTCACTGTTCAATCAGCTGTTGAAGAGTCTTGTTACGGAAGCAAATCAAGTCTGGAAGAACCACTCATAAACACTGAGAGTTCTGCGTGGTTTCAACCTCTTCAGATCTATTGGCTAGTAATAGTCATTGTGCTACGAACAATCTGTTGGCTAGAAATCAGGGGGCGTTATCAGCGGCAGATGCGAGGTTTGATTCAGAGAGAAAGAGTG GTGGCTTTATCAGGAGCAGATACGAGCTATGAACCAGAGGATGCGAGAAAAACGATGAGGAACATGAATGAGATTTGCCTAAAGAGAAGAGTTTTACTCTTTTTGAGTTCCTTAGCATAG
- the LOC106344039 gene encoding putative pectinesterase/pectinesterase inhibitor 22 codes for MGMTALLFVTMLMFVHAFSSQTQLFKPYKEENVQSLVAKACQFIDAHDSCVSNIRTHIQESGHGLTPHSVLTAAVKEAHDKAKLAMQGIPTVTTLSFRSREQIAIEDCKELVGFSVSELAWSMLEMNKLHGGGGIDGDSHDAASAGGNLKTWLSAAMSNQDTCLEGFEGTERKYEEMIKGSLRQVTQLVSNVLDMYTQLNALPFKPSRNESSVLSPEWLSETDESLMTRVSPSAMHPDAVVSVDGKGKYRTINEAINEAPNHSTKRYVIYVKKGLYRENIAMKKKKTNIMLVGDGIGQTIITGDRNFLQGLTTFRTATVAVSGRGFIARDITFRNTAGPHNRQAVALRVDSDQSAFFRCSMEGYQDTLYAHSLRQFYRECEIYGTIDFIFGNGAAVLQNCKIYTRVPLQLQKVTITAQGRKSPNQNTGFVIMNSYVLATQPTYLGRPWKLYSRTVYMNTYMSQLVQPRGWLEWFGNFALDTLWYGEYNNIGPGWRASGRVKWPGYHIMDKRTAMSFTVGSFIDGRRWLPATGVTFTAGLAN; via the exons ATGGGCATGACCGCTCTTCTCTTTGTTACAATGCTTATGTTCGTCCACGCTTTTTCATCCCAAACACAACTTTTCAAGCCATACAAAGAAGAAAACGTTCAGTCTCTAGTCGCGAAAGCGTGCCAGTTCATCGATGCTCACGACTCATGCGTCTCTAACATCCGGACGCACATCCAAGAATCGGGTCACGGGTTAACCCCTCACTCGGTTCTAACCGCTGCGGTAAAGGAAGCACACGACAAAGCCAAGCTTGCGATGCAAGGAATCCCAACGGTCACGACGTTATCCTTCCGTTCACGTGAACAAATCGCTATCGAGGATTGCAAAGAGCTTGTAGGCTTCTCGGTGTCTGAGCTAGCATGGTCGATGCTCGAGATGAACAAACTCCACGGAGGAGGAGGAATCGACGGTGACTCTCACGACGCTGCTTCAGCAGGAGGCAACCTCAAGACATGGCTAAGTGCGGCCATGAGTAACCAAGACACGTGTCTCGAAGGATTTGAAGGAACGGAGAGAAAGTACGAGGAGATGATCAAAGGTAGCTTGAGACAAGTCACTCAGCTCGTGAGCAATGTCCTAGACATGTACACGCAGCTCAATGCCTTGCCTTTCAAGCCATCTAGGAACGAGAGCTCGGTATTGAGCCCTGAGTGGCTCTCGGAGACCGACGAGAGCCTCATGACGCGGGTCAGCCCTAGCGCGATGCATCCAGACGCGGTCGTGTCGGTGGATGGGAAAGGGAAGTATCGGACGATTAATGAAGCCATCAACGAGGCTCCGAATCATAGCACGAAGAGATATGTTATATACGTGAAGAAAGGTTTGTATAGAGAGAATATTGCTATGAAGAAGAAGAAGACAAACATTATGCTTGTCGGTGACGGTATTGGACAGACGATTATTACCGGTGACAGAAATTTCTTGCAGGGTCTTACAACTTTCCGAACTGCAACTGTTG CTGTTTCTGGAAGAGGATTCATAGCAAGGGACATAACTTTCAGAAACACGGCCGGGCCACATAACCGTCAAGCTGTTGCATTAAGGGTCGATTCCGACCAATCCGCCTTCTTCCGATGTAGCATGGAAGGTTACCAAGACACTCTCTACGCCCATTCCCTCCGTCAATTCTACAGAGAATGTGAAATTTATGGTACAATCGATTTCATATTTGGAAACGGCGCCGCGGTACTACAGAACTGTAAAATATATACCAGGGTTCCATTACAGCTCCAGAAGGTAACTATAACCGCACAAGGGAGAAAAAGCCCTAACCAGAACACAGGGTTTGTGATCATGAACAGTTACGTGTTAGCCACACAGCCTACTTATCTTGGCCGGCCGTGGAAACTTTACTCAAGAACGGTTTACATGAACACTTATATGAGCCAGCTGGTCCAGCCCAGAGGCTGGCTTGAGTGGTTTGGTAACTTTGCTTTGGATACTTTGTGGTATGGCGAATATAATAATATTGGGCCGGGTTGGCGGGCATCTGGTCGGGTTAAATGGCCCGGTTATCATATTATGGACAAACGGACTGCGATGTCCTTCACCGTTGGATCGTTCATTGACGGTCGGAGGTGGCTTCCGGCAACAGGTGTCACGTTCACGGCTGGCCTAGCTAATTAA
- the LOC106293809 gene encoding probable pectinesterase/pectinesterase inhibitor 20, with the protein MIYESFKVLGRKLLQSSPGGNGGLKVAKTVVVNPNGINGDAYKTINDAIAAAPTKAESENGYFVIYVVAGVYEEYVTVPSNKSYVMIVGDGIDKTIITGNRNVVDGSTTFASATLAVIGRGFMAANITVRNTAGPTKHQAVAVRNSADMSAFYKCSFEGYQDTLYVHSLRQFYRECDIYGTVDFIFGNAATVLQNCNIIPRLPLQGQFNAITAQGRSDPNQNTGISIQNCRITPSAELVSSNFSVKTYLGRPWKEYSRTVYLQNFMDGFIDAKGWNEWMGDFALQTLYYAEFNNTGPGSGTANRVNWPGYHVINETEAVWFTVSNFIVGDYWLPSMGVPYAGGLM; encoded by the exons ATGATCTATGAGAGCTTTAAAGTTTTGGGACGAAAGCTTCTTCAG TCTTCTCCTGGAGGCAATGGTGGTCTAAAGGTGGCCAAGACAGTGGTCGTTAACCCTAACGGAATCAATGGTGATGCCTATAAAACCATTAATGACGCTATAGCTGCTGCGCCAACGAAGGCAGAATCCGAAAACGGATACTTTGTGATTTACGTCGTGGCTGGAGTTTACGAAGAGTACGTCACGGTCCCTAGCAATAAATCGTACGTGATGATCGTTGGTGACGGCATTGACAAAACAATCATCACCGGAAATAGAAACGTCGTTGATGGTTCCACCACTTTTGCTTCTGCTACACTGG CTGTTATCGGAAGAGGCTTCATGGCGGCGAACATAACCGTGAGAAACACAGCCGGCCCTACTAAACACCAAGCTGTTGCTGTCCGAAACAGTGCTGACATGTCAGCATTTTACAAATGTAGCTTCGAGGGCTACCAAGACACGCTCTATGTCCACTCACTTAGACAATTTTATAGAGAATGCGACATCTACGGAACGGTAGATTTCATATTTGGAAACGCAGCAACGGTTCTTCAGAACTGCAACATCATTCCTAGACTACCACTTCAAGGACAGTTCAACGCCATAACGGCTCAAGGCAGGAGCGATCCAAACCAGAACACCGGGATTTCGATACAGAATTGTAGAATAACACCGAGTGCTGAATTGGTTTCAAGTAATTTCTCGGTTAAGACGTATTTAGGCCGGCCGTGGAAGGAGTACTCGAGGACGGTTTACTTGCAAAATTTCATGGATGGGTTTATTGATGCTAAGGGATGGAATGAATGGATGGGTGATTTCGCTTTACAGACTTTGTATTATGCGGAGTTCAATAATACCGGACCAGGTTCAGGAACAGCTAACCGGGTTAATTGGCCCGGTTATCATGTGATCAATGAAACTGAAGCTGTTTGGTTCACTGTTTCAAACTTTATAGTCGGAGACTACTGGTTGCCGAGCATGGGAGTTCCGTACGCCGGTGGTTTGATGTAA
- the LOC106292878 gene encoding serine/threonine-protein phosphatase PP1 isozyme 9-like yields MTTTMTTEGMMMEISMVDDIIRRLLEGKGGKQVQLSEIEIRQLCVNARQIFLSQPNLLDLHAPIRICGDIHGQYQDLLRLFEYGGYPPSANYLFLGDYVDRGKQSLETICLLLAYKIRYPSKVFLLRGNHEDAKINRIYGFYDECKRRFNVRLWKVFTDCFNCLPVAALIDDKILCMHGGLSPELENLEQIREIQRPTEIPDNGLLCDLLWSDPDQKHEGWCDSDRGISCTFGADVVAEFLDKNDLDLICRGHQVVEDGYEFFAKRRLVTIFSAPNYGGEFDNAGALLSVDQSLVCSFEILKPAPSSSSIPLKKVPKMGKS; encoded by the exons ATGACGACGACGATGACAACAGAAGGGATGATGATGGAGATAAGTATGGTGGATGACATCATCAGAAGATTATTAGAAGGCAAAGGAGGCAAACAGGTCCAGCTCTCAGAGATCGAGATCCGTCAACTCTGCGTTAACGCCAGACAAATCTTCCTCTCTCAGCCTAACCTCCTCGATCTCCATGCCCCCATTCGCATCTGCG GTGATATTCATGGACAATACCAAGACCTTCTCCGTCTATTCGAATACGGAGGCTACCCTCCTTCAGCCAACTACCTCTTCCTCGGCGACTACGTCGACAGAGGCAAGCAGAGCCTCGAGACGATCTGCCTCCTCTTGGCTTACAAAATCCGCTACCCGTCCAAGGTCTTCCTCCTGAGAGGCAACCACGAGGACGCGAAGATCAACAGGATATACGGCTTCTACGACGAATGCAAACGGAGGTTCAACGTCAGGCTGTGGAAGGTATTCACCGACTGCTTCAACTGTCTGCCCGTTGCCGCCCTCATCGACGACAAGATCTTGTGTATGCACGGGGGGTTGTCGCCGGAGCTGGAGAATTTGGAGCAGATTCGGGAGATTCAGAGGCCTACTGAGATTCCGGACAACGGTCTTCTTTGTGATTTGCTTTGGTCTGATCCGGATCAGAAGCATGAAGGATGGTGTGATAGCGATAGAGGTATCTCGTGTACGTTTGGAGCTGATGTTGTCGCTGAGTTCTTGGATAAGAATGATCTCGACCTCATCTGCCGTGGCCATCAA GTGGTGGAAGATGGGTACGAGTTTTTCGCGAAAAGGAGATTAGTGACGATATTCTCTGCTCCAAACTATGGTGGAGAGTTTGACAATGCAGGTGCATTACTGAGCGTGGACCAATCTCTTGTTTGTTCTTTTGAGATTCTGAAACCTGCCCCATCTTCAAGCAGTATCCCTCTCAAGAAG GTACCTAAAATGGGAAAGTCTTGA
- the LOC106293296 gene encoding 60S ribosomal protein L18-2-like isoform X3, which produces MSKVNKAPLSLSRLVEFMTGKEDKIAVLVGTITDDLRVHEIPAIKVTALRFTERARASIEKAGGECLTFDQLALRAPLGQNTVLLRGPKNSREAVKHFGPAPGVPHSHSKPYVRSKGRKFEKARGKRKSRGFKV; this is translated from the exons ATGAGCAAAGTCAACAAAGCTCCTCTTTCTCTATCCAGGCTCGTCGAGTTCATGACTGGCAAG GAAGATAAGATTGCTGTCTTGGTTGGAACTATAACCGATGATTTGAGGGTACACGAGATCCCAGCTATCAAAGTTACTGCCTTGAGGTTCACTGAGAGAGCCAGAGCTAGCATTGAGAAAGCTGGTGGTGAATGCTTAACCTTTGACCAGCTTGCTCTCAGAGCTCCTTTGGGACAGAACACT GTTCTGCTTAGAGGACCTAAGAACTCACGTGAGGCTGTGAAGCATTTTGGCCCTGCTCCTGGTGTGCCACACAGCCACTCCAAGCCGTATGTTCGGTCCAAGGGAAGGAAGTTCGAGAAGGCCAGAGGAAAGAGGAAGAGCCGTGGTTTCAAGGTTTAA
- the LOC106293296 gene encoding 60S ribosomal protein L18-2-like isoform X1, which produces MVKSLSGVDLIAGGKRKRPKGQLLSPTMSISSLPSRFLVRRTQSKFNAVILKRLFMSKVNKAPLSLSRLVEFMTGKEDKIAVLVGTITDDLRVHEIPAIKVTALRFTERARASIEKAGGECLTFDQLALRAPLGQNTVLLRGPKNSREAVKHFGPAPGVPHSHSKPYVRSKGRKFEKARGKRKSRGFKV; this is translated from the exons ATGGTAAAATCTCTCTCT GGTGTTGATTTGATCGCAGGAGGTAAGAGGAAGAGACCAAAAGGACAGCTCCTAAGTCCGACGATGTCTATCTCAAGCTTACCGTCAAG GTTTCTGGTAAGGAGAACACAGAGCAAGTTCAATGCAGTGATCTTGAAGAGGCTTTTCATGAGCAAAGTCAACAAAGCTCCTCTTTCTCTATCCAGGCTCGTCGAGTTCATGACTGGCAAG GAAGATAAGATTGCTGTCTTGGTTGGAACTATAACCGATGATTTGAGGGTACACGAGATCCCAGCTATCAAAGTTACTGCCTTGAGGTTCACTGAGAGAGCCAGAGCTAGCATTGAGAAAGCTGGTGGTGAATGCTTAACCTTTGACCAGCTTGCTCTCAGAGCTCCTTTGGGACAGAACACT GTTCTGCTTAGAGGACCTAAGAACTCACGTGAGGCTGTGAAGCATTTTGGCCCTGCTCCTGGTGTGCCACACAGCCACTCCAAGCCGTATGTTCGGTCCAAGGGAAGGAAGTTCGAGAAGGCCAGAGGAAAGAGGAAGAGCCGTGGTTTCAAGGTTTAA
- the LOC106293500 gene encoding bifunctional epoxide hydrolase 2 yields MDPTKNKGEMEGIDHRMVSVNGITMHIAEKGPKEGTVVLLLHGFPDLWYTWRHQITALSSLGYRAVAPDLRGYGDSDSPESFSEYTCLHLVGDLVALIDSVAGDQEKVFLVGHDWGAIVGWYLCLFRPEKIKGFVCLSVPYRPRNPKVKPVEGFKAVFGDDYYICRFQEPGKAEGEIACADPRRVLKNIFTGRELGPPILPKDNPFGANPNPNCEQVELPEWFSKEDLDYYVSKFEKTGFTGGLNYYRAMDLTWELTAPWTGAKIQVPVKFMTGDLDMVYTTPGVKEYIHGGGFAADVPNLQEVVVIEDAGHFVNQEKPQEVTAHINDFFTKLQDNYRSF; encoded by the exons ATGGATCCAACAAAAAATAAAGGAGAAATGGAGGGAATCGATCATAGAATGGTGAGCGTCAATGGCATCACAATGCACATTGCCGAGAAAGGTCCCAAAGAAGGAACCGTGGTGCTTCTCCTCCACGGATTCCCTGATCTCTGGTACACTTGGCGTCACCAGATCACTGCGTTATCATCTCTAGGTTACCGAGCCGTAGCTCCAGACCTCCGAGGCTACGGAGACTCTGACTCGCCGGAGTCTTTCTCAGAGTACACGTGTCTTCACCTCGTGGGTGACCTGGTGGCTCTTATTGACAGTGTTGCTGGAGATCAAGAGAAGGTGTTTCTGGTGGGTCATGACTGGGGGGCCATTGTCGGATGGTATCTCTGTTTGTTCCGACCGGAGAAGATTAAGGGTTTTGTGTGTTTGAGTGTGCCGTATAGGCCAAGAAACCCTAAGGTCAAGCCTGTTGAAGGGTTTAAGGCTGTGTTTGGAGATGATTACTACATTTGTAGATTTCAG GAACCAGGGAAGGCTGAAGGAGAGATTGCATGTGCAGATCCAAGAAGAGTTCTGAAGAACATCTTCACAGGGAGGGAACTCGGCCCACCGATTCTACCTAAGGATAACCCCTTTGGAGCAAACCCTAACCCTAACTGCGAACAAGTTGAACTTCCTGAATGGTTTTCAAAGGAAGATCTCGATTACTACGTCTCCAAATTCGAGAAGACAGGATTTACCGGTGGACTTAACTACTACAGAGCCATGGATCT GACATGGGAACTCACTGCACCATGGACCGGGGCAAAGATTCAAGTTCCGGTGAAGTTCATGACCGGTGATTTGGACATGGTTTACACCACGCCGGGGGTTAAAGAGTACATTCACGGTGGTGGATTTGCTGCAGATGTTCCAAATCTTCAGGAGGTAGTTGTGATTGAAGATGCTGGTCACTTTGTCAACCAAGAGAAACCTCAAGAGGTCACTGCTCACATCAATGACTTCTTTACCAAGCTTCAGGACAACTACAGAAGCTTTTAG
- the LOC106292417 gene encoding putative pectinesterase/pectinesterase inhibitor 22, whose protein sequence is MAQNSTLFTAISLLVFSIFSHCQALTLEALCESTPHPPVCKSVLPVGPPGSVSGFASIVIIKSLEASKHLLASFDQHHPTTGPLDDCQLLAGLTVDQLTRVNVIKETVLGTSEVNDLLTLLSAAITNYETCLGSFHDATGESSENFVKDHHDILTRVSDGIKLISVSLALSKEAWPIASDASVTKPPPRILTEDEKKSSSPEVSYVKVTKPVSGRGFIARDITFRNTAGPHNRQAVALRVDSDQSAFFRCSMEGYQDTLYAHSLRQFYRECEIYGTIDFIFGNGAAVLQNCKIYTRVPLQLQKVTITAQGRKSPNQNTGFVIMNSYVLATQPTYLGRPWKLYSRTVYMNTYMSQLVQPRGWLEWFGNFALDTLWYGEYNNIGPGWRASGRVKWPGYHIMDKRTAMSFTVGSFIDGRRWLPATGVTFTAGLAN, encoded by the exons ATGGCTCAAAATAGTACTCTGTTCACGGCCATCTCTTTGCTTGTTTTCTCTATCTTTTCTCATTGTCAAGCCCTAACTTTGGAAGCTCTTTGTGAATCCACTCCTCACCCGCCCGTCTGTAAATCCGTTCTACCAGTCGGGCCACCCGGTTCAGTTTCAGGATTTGCCAGTATTGTCATCATAAAGTCTCTAGAAGCTTCTAAACACCTTCTGGCCTCCTTCGACCAGCATCATCCCACAACAGGACCCCTTGATGATTGCCAATTACTAGCCGGTCTGACCGTTGACCAGCTCACACGTGTGAACGTCATCAAGGAGACCGTTCTTGGAACCTCCGAGGTCAACGATCTCCTCACGTTGCTTAGCGCCGCTATTACCAACTACGAGACGTGCCTAGGCTCGTTTCATGATGCTACCGGAGAGTCATCCGAGAATTTTGTTAAGGACCACCATGATATCCTCACACGTGTTTCGGACGGAATAAAGCTGATTAGCGTTTCTCTTGCCTTGTCCAAGGAGGCTTGGCCGATAGCATCTGATGCTTCAGTGACAAAGCCACCACCGAGGATTCTTACGGAGGATGAGAAAAAGTCTTCGTCGCCAGAAGTTTCGTATGTGAAGGTGACGAAAC CTGTTTCTGGAAGAGGATTCATAGCAAGGGACATAACTTTCAGAAACACGGCCGGGCCACATAACCGTCAAGCTGTTGCATTAAGGGTCGATTCCGACCAATCCGCCTTCTTCCGATGTAGCATGGAAGGTTACCAAGACACTCTCTACGCCCATTCCCTCCGTCAATTCTACAGAGAATGTGAAATTTATGGTACAATCGATTTCATATTTGGAAACGGCGCCGCGGTACTACAGAACTGTAAAATATATACCAGGGTTCCATTACAGCTCCAGAAGGTAACTATAACCGCACAAGGGAGAAAAAGCCCTAACCAGAACACAGGGTTTGTGATCATGAACAGTTACGTGTTAGCCACACAGCCTACTTATCTTGGCCGGCCGTGGAAACTTTACTCAAGAACGGTTTACATGAACACTTATATGAGCCAGCTGGTCCAGCCCAGAGGCTGGCTTGAGTGGTTTGGTAACTTTGCTTTGGATACTTTGTGGTATGGCGAATATAATAATATTGGGCCGGGTTGGCGGGCATCTGGTCGGGTTAAATGGCCCGGTTATCATATTATGGACAAACGGACTGCGATGTCCTTCACCGTTGGATCGTTCATTGACGGTCGGAGGTGGCTTCCGGCAACAGGTGTCACGTTCACGGCTGGCCTAGCTAATTAA
- the LOC106292418 gene encoding probable pectinesterase/pectinesterase inhibitor 21 has translation MSYGYDDDSKRKKRYAVISISSVLLISMVVAVTVGVNLSKNDGKGDSEGNGQITASVKAVKDICAPTDYKKTCEDSLMKNGKNTTDPMELVKTAFSVTMKQITDAAKKSQTIIDLQKDPRTRMALDQCKELMDYALGELSNSFEELGKLEFHKLDEVLINLRIWLSAAISHEETCLEGFQGTQGNAGETMKKALKTAIELTHNGLAIISEMSNFVGQMGIPGLNSRRLLAQEIPSWVDQRGRRLLQAASGYSDAKPDIVVAQDGSGQYATINDALKHVPKKKNTTFVVHIKAGIYKEYVQVNKSMTHLVFIGDGPEKTIISGSKNYKDGITTYRTATVAIVGDYFIAKNIGFVNTAGAIKHQAVAIRVQSDESIFFNCRFDGYQDTLYAHSHRQFYRDCTISGTIDFLFGDAAAVFQNCTLLVRKPLPNQACPITAHGRKDVRESTGFVFQGCTIAGEPDYLAVKETSKAYLGRPWKEYSRTIIMNTFIPDFIQPQGWQPWLGNFGLDTLFYSEVQNTGPGATLANRVTWPGIKTLSNEEILMFTPDQYIQSDVWVQGKGVPYTPGLLAANPNAATIIPSDPAASGFSSFTDTSGAGSVSPAASPQGSIKIVSKSN, from the exons ATGTCGTACGGGTACGACGATGATTCCAAGAGAAAGAAGAGGTATGCTGTTATCTCAATCTCCTCTGTTCTTCTAATCTCCATGGTCGTCGCCGTTACCGTCGGTGTCAACCTCAGCAAGAACGATGGTAAAGGTGACTCTGAAGGTAACGGGCAGATAACGGCTTCCGTCAAAGCCGTCAAGGACATATGTGCACCAACGGATTACAAAAAGACTTGTGAAGACAGTCTCATGAAGAACGGGAAGAATACGACTGACCCGATGGAGTTGGTTAAGACCGCGTTCAGTGTCACGATGAAGCAGATCACCGACGCGGCTAAGAAGTCTCAGACGATTATCGATCTTCAGAAGGATCCGAGGACAAGGATGGCACTTGATCAGTGCAAGGAGCTGATGGATTACGCGTTGGGAGAGCTTAGTAACTCCTTTGAGGAGCTAGGGAAGCTTGAGTTCCACAAGCTCGACGAGGTTTTGATCAATCTGAGGATTTGGCTCAGCGCGGCGATAAGCCACGAGGAAACTTGCCTTGAAGGGTTTCAAGGAACGCAAGGGAATGCTGGAGAGACCATGAAGAAAGCCTTGAAGACGGCTATCGAGTTGACACACAACGGGCTAGCGATCATCAGCGAAATGTCGAATTTCGTGGGCCAAATGGGTATTCCTGGGCTGAACAGCCGCCGGCTTTTGGCCCAGGAAATTCCCTCCTGGGTGGACCAGCGAGGGCGTAGGCTCTTGCAGGCTGCTTCCGGGTACTCCGATGCGAAGCCTGATATTGTTGTGGCTCAGGACGGGAGCGGTCAGTATGCAACGATCAACGACGCGTTGAAGCACGTTCCAAAGAAGAAGAACACGACTTTTGTAGTTCACATTAAGGCTGGAATCTACAAGGAGTACGTTCAAGTCAACAAGAGCATGACTCATCTCGTGTTCATCGGCGATGGTCCCGAGAAAACCATCATTTCCGGTAGCAAAAATTACAAGGACGGTATCACTACCTACCGTACCGCCACTGTTG CCATCGTTGGAGACTACTTCATTGCCAAGAACATAGGGTTTGTAAACACTGCCGGGGCAATCAAACATCAAGCCGTTGCAATTAGGGTACAATCAGATGAGTCCATATTTTTCAACTGTAGATTCGATGGTTACCAAGACACGCTCTACGCTCACTCCCACCGTCAGTTCTACCGTGATTGCACCATCTCAGGCACCATTGATTTTCTCTTTGGAGACGCGGCTGCTGTTTTCCAGAACTGCACTTTGTTGGTGAGGAAGCCACTCCCGAACCAGGCATGTCCGATCACAGCTCACGGTCGCAAAGACGTGAGGGAATCAACAGGATTTGTGTTCCAAGGTTGCACGATTGCCGGCGAACCGGATTACTTGGCAGTCAAGGAAACTAGCAAAGCCTATCTCGGAAGGCCATGGAAAGAGTATTCAAGGACTATTATCATGAACACTTTCATTCCGGATTTCATCCAGCCACAAGGATGGCAACCATGGCTCGGAAACTTCGGTCTCGACACATTGTTCTACTCTGAAGTCCAGAACACAGGACCTGGAGCAACCCTTGCAAACCGGGTTACTTGGCCCGGAATTAAGACACTGAGCAACGAAGAGATCCTTATGTTCACACCGGATCAGTACATTCAAAGTGATGTTTGGGTTCAGGGCAAAGGTGTCCCGTACACTCCTGGCCTCTTGGCTGCAAACCCTAATGCTGCAACCATAATCCCCAGCGACCCAGCTGCTTCAGGTTTCTCCTCCTTCACGGATACAAGTGGTGCTGGCTCAGTTTCTCCAGCAGCTTCCCCGCAAGGGTCTATTAAGATAGTTTCAAAGTCTAACTAG